TGTGCAAGCAGTTGTTCCTCGCCAAGAAAGGAATCGAGGCTGCTACCCATGTGCTCGTTCATTGATGCACCGCTTGTTCAGGGGTCAAGCGCCGCTCTGCGGTGCCTGGCCAGGTCGAGGTCACTGGCCGGGGTCTTCTGGGATTTCTTGATGAATCCATGCAGCAGAACCATGCGGCGGTCGGACACGGTAAAGATGATGCGTGCGATTCGCTGATCCAGTCGCGAACGCACCTCCCACAACCCCGGCTCAAGCTTGCGGACGACCGGCATTCCGACCGGCCAACCGAACTGGACGGTCTTCAGGTCCGCACCGATGGCACCCTTGTCGTTCCTGGATAAGCTCTTGAGCCAGTCACGCACGGGTTCCGTGCCGACGTCGGCCCGGAAAAAGACGACATCAAGGATCGGCTCAAGCGGCATGGTTGCTAGCGTACCATTTTTGGTGCGCCGTGCAAATCGGCGGCACAAGGGGCCAGGGTCGGCCGCTTTGCCTGGTTCCAGATCCGTTTCTGGAAGAGGAGGATATCTTTGCGGCCCTGGAATATGCTGCCGTTCAGACTCAACACCCGATCCTGATCGCGGCATGAGAGTGTTATCGAGATTCGCTGACTCAGGAGACGCACGCCCATGGCGGGCTAGAGGTCGCGTCGCGGCTGAAGCCGCTCCCACCGGGTCCCGGACTGACTTTCACGGTAATGCCTCGACTCCCTGTCTCCTTGCAGCCGAAACGATGCGACCGGTCGAGCTTGCGTTGCCGTCAATATTTCGATAATGTTGGAAACATGGAAAGCAACACCGCCGTCTCCGCCCTCGCCGCCCTGGCCCAGGACAGCCGCCTG
The DNA window shown above is from Candidatus Thiodictyon syntrophicum and carries:
- a CDS encoding type II toxin-antitoxin system RelE/ParE family toxin — protein: MPLEPILDVVFFRADVGTEPVRDWLKSLSRNDKGAIGADLKTVQFGWPVGMPVVRKLEPGLWEVRSRLDQRIARIIFTVSDRRMVLLHGFIKKSQKTPASDLDLARHRRAALDP